In Streptomyces sp. SN-593, a single genomic region encodes these proteins:
- a CDS encoding TetR/AcrR family transcriptional regulator — MTGEERREQLLAVGRVLFAERGYEGTSVEEIAHQAGVSKPVVYEHFGGKEGLYAVVVDREMRRLLDMVTSALTGGHPRELLEQAAFALLDYIEQYTDGFRVLVRDSPVAQSTGTFASLISDIATQVEDILGHEFEQRGFDPSLAPLYAQALVGMVALTGQWWLEARRPPKAEVAAHLVNLSWNGLSGLEQRPRLIGHRKY; from the coding sequence ATGACCGGCGAGGAACGGCGCGAGCAACTCCTCGCCGTGGGCCGGGTGCTCTTCGCCGAGCGCGGCTACGAGGGCACGTCGGTGGAGGAGATCGCGCACCAGGCGGGGGTCTCCAAACCCGTCGTCTACGAGCACTTCGGCGGCAAGGAAGGGCTCTACGCGGTCGTCGTCGACCGCGAGATGCGGCGCCTGCTGGACATGGTGACCAGCGCGCTCACCGGCGGTCATCCCCGTGAACTGCTCGAACAGGCCGCGTTCGCCCTGCTCGACTACATCGAGCAGTACACCGACGGGTTCCGGGTCCTGGTGCGGGACTCCCCCGTCGCCCAGTCCACCGGCACCTTCGCGTCGCTGATCAGCGACATCGCCACGCAGGTCGAGGACATCCTCGGCCACGAGTTCGAGCAGCGCGGCTTCGACCCCAGCCTCGCCCCGCTGTACGCGCAGGCACTGGTCGGCATGGTCGCGCTGACCGGCCAGTGGTGGCTGGAGGCGCGCCGCCCTCCGAAGGCCGAGGTCGCCGCCCACCTGGTCAACCTCAGTTGGAACGGCCTGTCCGGCCTCGAACAACGCCCGCGCCTGATCGGCCACCGCAAGTACTGA
- the galK gene encoding galactokinase, whose amino-acid sequence MTDSATTDAAAFEAAFKGVFGRAPEGAWAAPGRVNLIGEHTDYNDGLAMPFALPHVTRAAVARRDDGLLRLHSADMDDGTVELAVADLAPGTTPGWVRYPAAVLWSLRQAGHDIGGADLLYDSTVPVGGGLSSSAALQVVTALALTELHGVRDVSRQDLALLCQSSENTYVGAPVGVMDQTASACCTDGHALYLDVRGLGQRQVPLDLDAAGLAMVAVDTRVKHAHADGAYGERRAGCEAAAAALGLPALRDVPFDGLADALAALPDDRLRRLTRHVVTENRRVEDVLALCDAGRVREIGPVLTAGHVSLRDDFQVSCPELDVVVDTALAAGALGARMTGGGFGGSAIVLLEAGDLDRVTDAVAAALPQSRHFTISPSAGARRLW is encoded by the coding sequence ATGACCGACTCCGCAACCACCGACGCCGCCGCCTTCGAAGCTGCGTTCAAGGGCGTCTTCGGGCGCGCGCCGGAGGGCGCCTGGGCGGCGCCCGGCCGGGTCAACCTGATCGGCGAGCACACCGACTACAACGACGGCCTCGCGATGCCCTTCGCGCTGCCGCACGTCACCCGTGCCGCCGTCGCCCGCCGCGACGACGGCCTGCTGCGGCTGCACTCGGCGGACATGGACGACGGCACCGTCGAACTCGCGGTCGCCGACCTCGCCCCCGGCACCACCCCCGGCTGGGTCCGCTACCCGGCGGCCGTGCTGTGGTCCCTGCGGCAGGCGGGCCACGACATCGGCGGCGCCGACCTGCTCTACGACAGCACCGTCCCGGTCGGCGGCGGGCTGTCCTCCTCCGCGGCGCTCCAGGTCGTCACCGCCCTGGCGCTGACCGAGCTGCACGGCGTGCGGGACGTCTCCCGCCAGGACCTCGCGCTGCTGTGCCAGTCCTCGGAGAACACCTACGTCGGCGCGCCCGTCGGCGTGATGGACCAGACCGCCTCCGCCTGCTGCACCGACGGCCACGCCCTGTACCTCGACGTGCGCGGCCTCGGCCAGCGGCAGGTGCCGCTCGATCTCGACGCGGCGGGGCTGGCGATGGTGGCGGTGGACACCCGGGTCAAGCACGCCCACGCCGACGGTGCCTACGGCGAGCGCCGGGCCGGGTGCGAGGCCGCCGCCGCGGCGCTGGGCCTGCCCGCCCTGCGGGACGTGCCGTTCGACGGCCTGGCCGACGCGCTCGCCGCGCTCCCCGACGACCGGCTGCGCCGGCTGACCCGGCACGTGGTCACGGAGAACCGGCGCGTCGAGGACGTGCTCGCGCTGTGCGACGCCGGGCGGGTCCGCGAGATCGGCCCCGTGCTGACCGCGGGGCACGTCTCGCTGCGGGACGACTTCCAGGTGTCCTGCCCCGAGCTGGATGTCGTGGTGGACACCGCGCTGGCCGCGGGCGCGCTCGGCGCCCGGATGACCGGCGGCGGCTTCGGCGGCTCGGCGATCGTGCTGCTCGAAGCGGGCGACCTGGACCGGGTCACCGACGCGGTGGCCGCGGCGCTCCCGCAGTCCCGGCACTTCACGATCTCCCCCTCGGCGGGGGCCCGCCGCCTCTGGTAG
- the galE gene encoding UDP-glucose 4-epimerase GalE produces the protein MTEPTGTPGSKKLLVTGGAGYVGGVVAAYLLDAGHRVTVLDDLSTGVREGVPQGAEFVEGRVQDAGKVLDGSYDAVLHFAASSQVAESVANPEKYWRNNVAGTLELLAAMRTAGVGRLVFSSTAATYGEPVSVPITEDAPTAPTNPYGATKLAVDHMITGECAAHGLSAVSLRYFNVAGAYGRQGERHDPESHLIPLVLQVAQGRRESVAVYGEDYPTPDGTCLRDYIHVADLAEAHLLALDKAPAGEHLICNLGNGNGFSVREVIETVRQVTGHPIPAVSQPRRPGDPAVLVASAERARQQLGWRPSRTDLAGIVRDAWNFAQSLGEGDTR, from the coding sequence GTGACCGAACCGACCGGGACCCCGGGTTCCAAGAAGCTGCTGGTCACCGGTGGCGCGGGCTACGTCGGCGGGGTCGTGGCGGCGTACCTGCTCGACGCCGGGCACCGGGTGACGGTGCTGGACGACCTGTCCACCGGCGTGCGCGAGGGCGTGCCGCAGGGCGCGGAGTTCGTCGAGGGGCGCGTCCAGGACGCCGGCAAGGTGCTCGACGGCTCCTACGACGCGGTGCTGCACTTCGCCGCGTCCTCCCAGGTCGCCGAGTCCGTCGCGAACCCGGAGAAGTACTGGCGCAACAACGTGGCCGGCACCCTCGAACTGCTCGCCGCCATGCGCACCGCGGGCGTGGGCCGGCTGGTCTTCTCCTCCACCGCCGCCACCTACGGCGAGCCGGTGTCGGTGCCGATCACCGAGGACGCGCCGACGGCCCCGACCAACCCCTACGGCGCGACCAAGCTCGCCGTCGACCACATGATCACCGGGGAGTGCGCGGCCCACGGCCTGTCCGCGGTCTCGCTGCGGTACTTCAACGTGGCCGGCGCCTACGGCCGGCAGGGCGAGCGCCACGACCCCGAGTCGCACCTCATCCCGCTGGTGCTCCAGGTCGCCCAGGGCCGCCGCGAGTCGGTCGCCGTCTACGGCGAGGACTACCCGACGCCCGACGGCACCTGCCTGCGGGACTACATCCACGTCGCCGACCTCGCCGAGGCCCACCTGCTGGCCCTGGACAAGGCCCCGGCCGGCGAGCACCTGATCTGCAACCTCGGCAACGGCAACGGCTTCTCCGTCCGCGAGGTCATCGAGACCGTCCGCCAGGTCACCGGCCACCCGATCCCGGCCGTCTCGCAGCCGCGCCGCCCGGGCGACCCGGCGGTGCTGGTCGCCTCGGCCGAGCGGGCCCGGCAGCAGTTGGGCTGGCGGCCCAGCCGCACCGACCTGGCCGGCATCGTCCGCGACGCATGGAACTTCGCCCAATCGCTCGGGGAGGGCGACACACGATGA
- the galT gene encoding galactose-1-phosphate uridylyltransferase has translation MKKTPTRLADGRELIYYDSADAAVRDAVDPRPLDPVATTSETRSDRLLGDTVAIASHRQGRTYHPPADQCPLCPSREGRHTEIPAPDYEVAVFENRFPSLAGDKGRCEVVCFTSDHDASFADLTPEGARLVLDVWTDRTRDLSQLPGVEQVFPFENRGEEIGVTLGHPHGQIYGYPFVTPRTSLMLRSLAEHRAGTGRNLFDDVLADERADGRRVVLAGEHWTAFVPYAAHWPYEVHLYPNRRVPDLLGLDEDARAEFPHVYLELLRRFDRIFGPDQPPTPYISGWHQAPFNAADRREFALHLELFTIRRTSGKLKFLAGSESGMGAFVNDVPPESAALRLREVATK, from the coding sequence GTGAAGAAGACGCCGACCCGGCTCGCGGACGGCCGTGAGCTGATCTACTACGACTCGGCCGACGCCGCGGTACGCGACGCCGTCGATCCCCGCCCGCTCGACCCGGTGGCCACCACCTCCGAGACCCGGTCCGACCGGCTGCTCGGCGACACCGTGGCCATCGCGTCGCACCGGCAGGGCCGTACGTACCACCCGCCGGCCGACCAGTGCCCGCTGTGCCCCTCGCGTGAGGGGCGGCACACCGAGATCCCGGCGCCGGACTACGAGGTCGCCGTCTTCGAGAACCGCTTCCCGTCGCTCGCCGGCGACAAGGGCCGCTGCGAGGTGGTGTGCTTCACCTCCGACCACGACGCGTCCTTCGCGGACCTCACCCCCGAGGGCGCCCGCCTGGTGCTCGACGTGTGGACCGACCGCACCCGCGACCTGTCCCAGCTCCCCGGCGTCGAACAGGTCTTCCCGTTCGAGAACCGCGGCGAGGAGATCGGCGTCACCCTCGGCCACCCGCACGGGCAGATCTACGGTTACCCGTTCGTCACCCCGCGCACCTCGCTGATGCTGCGCTCGCTGGCCGAGCACCGCGCCGGCACCGGCCGCAACCTCTTCGACGACGTGCTCGCCGACGAGCGGGCCGACGGCCGCCGCGTCGTGCTGGCCGGCGAGCACTGGACGGCGTTCGTCCCGTACGCCGCGCACTGGCCGTACGAAGTGCACCTGTACCCCAACCGCCGGGTGCCGGACCTGCTCGGCCTCGACGAGGACGCGCGCGCGGAGTTCCCGCACGTGTACCTGGAGCTGCTGCGCCGCTTCGACCGGATCTTCGGCCCGGACCAGCCGCCCACCCCGTACATCTCCGGCTGGCACCAGGCGCCCTTCAACGCGGCCGACCGCCGTGAGTTCGCCCTCCACCTGGAGCTTTTCACCATTCGCCGCACTTCGGGCAAGCTGAAGTTCCTCGCGGGTTCCGAATCCGGCATGGGCGCGTTCGTCAACGACGTGCCGCCGGAGTCCGCGGCGCTGCGACTGCGAGAGGTGGCCACGAAGTGA
- a CDS encoding helix-turn-helix transcriptional regulator has protein sequence MGVRLVVVDDHRLLAEALASALRLRGHRVLAAAAPAAGAADLVLNRAPEVCLFGTAAPAEPGAFDTVARIKRERPAVAVVVLGPVPDPRGIAAAFAAGASGYVRHDERIEGVERAMAKARTGEVAVAQQLLQGAFAELLNPARQPDDEGARLLEMLTPREVEVLVRVAEGEDTRVIAAGMRIAPSTARTHVQRVLMKLGVGSRLEAAALAARTGLLERAVEDPAR, from the coding sequence ATGGGTGTACGGCTCGTCGTGGTCGACGACCACCGGCTGCTCGCCGAGGCGCTGGCCTCGGCCCTCAGGCTGCGCGGGCACCGCGTGCTGGCCGCCGCGGCGCCCGCCGCGGGCGCGGCCGACCTGGTGCTCAACAGGGCGCCCGAGGTGTGTCTGTTCGGCACCGCGGCGCCGGCGGAGCCCGGCGCGTTCGACACGGTCGCGCGGATCAAGCGGGAGCGGCCCGCGGTGGCCGTGGTGGTGCTCGGTCCGGTGCCCGACCCGCGCGGGATCGCCGCCGCCTTCGCCGCCGGCGCGTCCGGCTACGTCCGCCACGACGAGCGGATCGAGGGCGTCGAGCGGGCCATGGCCAAGGCCAGGACCGGAGAGGTCGCGGTGGCCCAGCAACTGCTCCAGGGCGCCTTCGCGGAACTGCTCAACCCCGCCCGCCAGCCCGACGACGAGGGCGCCCGGCTGCTGGAGATGCTCACCCCGCGCGAGGTCGAGGTACTGGTGCGGGTCGCCGAGGGCGAGGACACCCGGGTGATCGCGGCGGGCATGCGGATCGCGCCGAGCACCGCGCGCACGCATGTGCAGCGGGTGCTGATGAAGCTGGGCGTGGGGTCCCGGCTGGAGGCGGCGGCGCTCGCGGCCCGTACCGGGCTGCTGGAGCGGGCGGTCGAGGACCCGGCGCGATGA
- a CDS encoding PQQ-binding-like beta-propeller repeat protein, with translation MSQPPPPPGNPPQFGGSGGAVPPPPSQPDNPYASPPPPGQNPYAAPTQPAFPQQQAPQPPQPQAPPPPPPASAPAPGYGYPGPQPPQPAQGYGQPGYGQPGYGQPGYGQPPAAGPYGYPQQAPPPQYGQPPYGGQPPYGNAGAPGGGGSKNKLVVIVAAVVAAVLVIGGGVYFATKGGGGDDPKPQASSGGTSGAPTTPAHKSELDFKWDKDADTVAEKDNLKDALGVWFTDKYVVKNQIDKVVGYDLATGAQAWSIPAPGGSECTAARDSYQDMTALQYGAKCDKVMAVNLATGKTLWTADLPGGDVSPDFDYSEMAVSGDAVGVTWGEGSVGYKLSDHTKLWQAGDGDSGDNCRDSGYAGGAQFVAVLDCDYDAAYKVQLVDPAKSGAPKWTWNAPDGLRVSAVVSTDPVVVLLGTQDTIYTDVASIVDGRLQSRVSLGTKKYDIDEDGIEVQSVHNVLVDKDTVYLTLAGDTAGSGNVLSGIAAFNLSDGKQKWVAKPTGNYDITGIGFQDGKVVGYEEPEYDKAGKLVTLDPASGAISTYATLGSDAYKRLDAFGDARYMVWHDGVLYLASKTVYAGESGQKYLVVYG, from the coding sequence ATGTCGCAGCCGCCCCCGCCCCCCGGAAACCCGCCCCAGTTCGGGGGCTCCGGCGGAGCAGTGCCGCCGCCCCCTTCGCAGCCGGACAACCCCTACGCCTCGCCGCCGCCCCCGGGCCAGAACCCGTACGCGGCGCCGACCCAGCCCGCCTTCCCGCAGCAGCAGGCCCCGCAGCCGCCGCAGCCCCAGGCCCCGCCGCCGCCCCCGCCGGCATCCGCCCCCGCGCCGGGGTACGGCTACCCGGGCCCGCAGCCGCCGCAGCCCGCCCAGGGCTACGGTCAGCCCGGATACGGCCAACCCGGTTACGGCCAACCGGGATACGGCCAGCCGCCCGCGGCGGGCCCGTACGGCTACCCGCAGCAGGCCCCGCCCCCGCAGTACGGCCAGCCGCCCTACGGCGGGCAGCCCCCCTACGGCAACGCGGGCGCGCCCGGGGGCGGCGGGTCGAAGAACAAGCTCGTGGTCATCGTCGCGGCCGTGGTGGCCGCGGTGCTGGTGATCGGCGGCGGCGTGTACTTCGCGACCAAGGGCGGCGGGGGCGACGACCCCAAGCCGCAGGCCAGTTCCGGTGGTACGAGCGGCGCTCCGACCACCCCCGCGCACAAGTCCGAGCTGGACTTCAAGTGGGACAAGGACGCCGACACGGTCGCGGAGAAGGACAACCTCAAGGACGCGCTCGGTGTGTGGTTCACCGACAAGTACGTCGTGAAGAACCAGATCGACAAGGTGGTCGGGTACGACCTCGCGACGGGCGCGCAGGCGTGGTCGATCCCGGCGCCGGGCGGCTCGGAGTGCACCGCGGCGCGCGACTCCTACCAGGACATGACCGCCCTCCAGTACGGCGCCAAGTGCGACAAGGTGATGGCGGTCAACCTGGCCACGGGCAAGACCCTGTGGACGGCCGACCTGCCCGGCGGCGACGTCTCGCCGGACTTCGACTACTCCGAGATGGCCGTCAGCGGCGACGCGGTCGGCGTCACCTGGGGCGAGGGCTCCGTCGGCTACAAGCTCAGCGACCACACGAAGCTGTGGCAGGCCGGCGACGGCGACAGCGGTGACAACTGCCGCGACTCCGGATACGCGGGCGGCGCCCAGTTCGTCGCGGTGCTCGACTGCGACTACGACGCCGCGTACAAGGTGCAGTTGGTCGACCCGGCGAAGTCCGGTGCCCCGAAGTGGACCTGGAACGCGCCGGACGGCCTGCGGGTGAGCGCGGTCGTCTCCACCGACCCGGTGGTGGTGCTGCTCGGCACCCAGGACACCATCTACACCGACGTCGCCTCGATCGTCGACGGCCGGCTCCAGTCGCGGGTGTCGCTGGGCACCAAGAAGTACGACATCGACGAGGACGGCATCGAGGTGCAGTCCGTGCACAACGTCCTGGTGGACAAGGACACCGTCTACCTGACGCTGGCCGGCGACACCGCCGGCTCCGGCAACGTGCTCAGCGGCATCGCGGCCTTCAACCTGTCGGACGGCAAGCAGAAGTGGGTCGCGAAGCCGACCGGCAACTACGACATCACCGGCATCGGCTTCCAGGACGGCAAGGTCGTGGGGTACGAGGAGCCGGAGTACGACAAGGCGGGCAAGCTCGTCACCCTCGATCCGGCCAGCGGCGCGATCAGCACCTACGCGACGCTGGGCAGCGACGCGTACAAGCGGCTGGACGCCTTCGGCGACGCCCGCTACATGGTGTGGCACGACGGCGTCCTCTACCTCGCCTCGAAGACCGTGTACGCGGGCGAGAGCGGCCAGAAGTACCTGGTGGTCTACGGCTGA
- a CDS encoding ABC-F family ATP-binding cassette domain-containing protein: MAVNLVNVESVSKTYGTRMLLEGVSLGVSEGDRIGVVGRNGDGKTTLVRMLARLEEPDAGRVTQQGGLRLGVLTQNDSLDPAATVRQEIVGDRPDHDWAGDARIRDVLTGLFGALDLPGFDRGLDTVIGPLSGGERRRIALAKLLIGEQDLIVLDEPTNHLDVEGIAWLAGHLRARRAALVCVTHDRWFLDQVCTRMWDVQRGNVYEYEGGYSDYVFARAERERIAATEEAKRQNLVRKELAWLRRGAPARTSKPRFRIEAANALIEDVPPPRDSAELMRFANSRLGKTVFELEDATITAGPKTLLEHITWQLGPGDRIGLVGVNGAGKTSLLRALAEAAASDGERQPERGRVVVGRTVKLAYLSQEVAELDPAQRVLQAVESVRQRVDLGKGREMTAGQLCERFGFGKEKQWTPVGDLSGGERRRLQILRLLMDEPNVLFLDEPTNDLDIETLTQLEDLLDGWPGSMLVISHDRYFLERTTDRVFALLGDRTLRMLPRGVDEYLERRQALLAAAAAPAAGQKQANRPPDGAGSRSGPGAGSGTGAAPAAGAGGGARDARAAKKELQRVERRLDKVGVRESELHARIAEHATDFEKVAALDAELRALREEREDLETRWLELAEDA, from the coding sequence GTGGCCGTCAACCTCGTCAATGTCGAAAGCGTCAGCAAGACCTACGGGACCCGCATGCTGCTCGAAGGGGTCTCGCTCGGGGTCTCCGAGGGGGACCGGATCGGGGTCGTCGGGCGCAACGGCGACGGGAAGACCACGCTGGTGCGGATGCTGGCGCGGCTGGAGGAGCCGGACGCCGGGCGCGTGACGCAGCAGGGCGGCCTGCGGCTGGGCGTCCTCACGCAGAACGACTCGCTGGACCCGGCCGCGACCGTGCGCCAGGAGATCGTCGGGGACCGCCCGGACCACGACTGGGCCGGGGACGCGCGGATCAGGGACGTGCTGACCGGGCTGTTCGGCGCGCTGGACCTGCCCGGCTTCGACCGCGGCCTGGACACCGTGATCGGCCCGCTGTCCGGCGGCGAGCGGCGCCGTATCGCGCTGGCGAAGCTGCTCATCGGCGAGCAGGACCTGATCGTGCTCGACGAGCCCACCAACCACCTGGACGTGGAGGGCATCGCGTGGCTGGCCGGCCACCTGCGCGCCCGCCGCGCCGCCCTGGTCTGCGTCACCCACGACCGCTGGTTCCTCGACCAGGTCTGCACCCGGATGTGGGACGTACAGCGCGGCAACGTCTACGAGTACGAGGGCGGCTACAGCGACTACGTGTTCGCGCGCGCCGAGCGCGAGCGGATCGCCGCCACCGAGGAGGCCAAGCGGCAGAACCTGGTGCGCAAGGAGCTGGCCTGGCTGCGCCGCGGCGCCCCCGCGCGCACCTCCAAGCCGCGCTTCCGGATCGAGGCGGCCAACGCGCTGATCGAGGACGTGCCGCCGCCGCGCGACAGCGCCGAGCTGATGAGGTTCGCCAACTCCCGCCTCGGCAAGACCGTCTTCGAGCTGGAGGACGCGACGATCACCGCGGGCCCCAAGACGCTGCTGGAGCACATCACCTGGCAGCTCGGCCCGGGCGACCGGATCGGCCTGGTCGGGGTGAACGGCGCGGGAAAGACCTCGCTGCTGCGCGCGCTGGCCGAGGCGGCCGCCAGCGACGGCGAGCGGCAGCCGGAGCGCGGCCGGGTCGTGGTGGGCCGGACCGTCAAACTCGCCTACCTCTCCCAGGAGGTCGCCGAACTCGACCCCGCGCAGCGCGTGTTGCAGGCCGTGGAGTCGGTGCGGCAGCGGGTCGACCTCGGCAAGGGCCGGGAGATGACCGCGGGCCAGCTCTGCGAGAGGTTCGGCTTCGGCAAGGAGAAGCAGTGGACGCCGGTCGGCGACCTGTCCGGCGGCGAGCGGCGCAGGCTGCAGATCCTGCGGCTGCTGATGGACGAGCCGAACGTGCTGTTCCTCGACGAGCCGACCAACGACCTCGACATCGAGACGCTGACCCAGTTGGAGGACCTGCTCGACGGCTGGCCCGGCTCGATGCTGGTGATCAGCCACGACCGGTACTTCCTGGAGCGCACCACGGACCGGGTGTTCGCCCTGCTCGGCGACCGGACCCTGCGGATGCTGCCGCGCGGCGTGGACGAGTACCTGGAGCGCCGGCAGGCGCTGCTCGCGGCCGCCGCCGCGCCGGCAGCCGGCCAGAAGCAGGCGAACCGGCCCCCGGACGGCGCCGGTTCGCGCTCGGGTCCGGGCGCGGGGTCCGGTACGGGGGCGGCCCCGGCGGCCGGCGCGGGCGGCGGCGCCCGGGACGCCCGCGCGGCGAAGAAGGAGCTCCAGCGCGTGGAGCGGCGGTTGGACAAGGTCGGCGTGCGCGAGAGCGAGTTGCACGCCCGGATCGCCGAACACGCCACCGACTTCGAGAAGGTGGCCGCGCTCGACGCCGAACTGCGCGCGCTGCGCGAGGAGCGGGAGGACCTGGAGACGCGCTGGCTGGAGCTGGCCGAGGACGCGTGA
- a CDS encoding 4-(cytidine 5'-diphospho)-2-C-methyl-D-erythritol kinase — MVTAVTVRVPAKVNVQLAVGGRRPDGFHDLANVFLAVGLYDHVTATSADGLTVTAEGRDVEGIPLDASNLAARAAIALAERHGIAPDVHLHIAKDIPVAGGMAGGSADGAGALLACDALWGLHTPMDELLRIAGELGSDVPFPLLGGAALGVGRGERLTALEAGGAFHWVFALADGGLSTPEVYRECDRLRREGGAGDLVGEVPEPAADPALVAALAAGDAHALARVLANDLQEAALSLRPALADTVAAGLGAGALAGIVSGSGPTVAFLAADAEGAAKIAGALGGRARVAPAPAAGAAVLP, encoded by the coding sequence ATCGTGACCGCCGTGACCGTCCGAGTGCCCGCCAAGGTCAATGTGCAGCTCGCCGTCGGCGGGCGGCGCCCGGACGGGTTCCACGACCTGGCCAACGTGTTCCTCGCGGTGGGCCTGTACGACCATGTGACGGCCACCTCCGCGGACGGGCTGACCGTCACGGCGGAGGGCCGGGACGTCGAGGGCATCCCGCTGGACGCGTCGAACCTCGCCGCGCGGGCCGCGATCGCGCTCGCCGAGCGGCACGGCATCGCGCCCGACGTCCACCTGCACATCGCCAAGGACATCCCGGTGGCCGGCGGGATGGCGGGCGGCAGCGCCGACGGCGCGGGCGCCCTGCTCGCCTGCGACGCGCTGTGGGGGCTGCACACGCCGATGGACGAACTGCTGCGGATCGCGGGTGAGCTGGGCAGCGACGTGCCCTTCCCGCTGCTGGGCGGTGCCGCGCTCGGCGTGGGCCGCGGGGAGCGGCTGACCGCGCTGGAGGCCGGCGGGGCGTTCCACTGGGTGTTCGCGCTGGCCGACGGCGGGCTGTCCACGCCCGAGGTCTACCGGGAGTGCGACCGGCTGCGCCGGGAGGGCGGGGCCGGCGACCTGGTGGGCGAGGTGCCCGAGCCGGCGGCGGACCCGGCACTCGTGGCCGCGCTGGCGGCCGGTGACGCGCACGCCCTCGCCCGGGTGCTGGCGAACGACCTCCAGGAGGCGGCGCTGTCGCTGCGGCCCGCGCTGGCCGACACCGTCGCCGCGGGCCTCGGGGCCGGGGCGCTGGCCGGGATCGTCTCCGGGTCCGGGCCCACCGTCGCCTTCCTCGCCGCCGACGCGGAGGGCGCCGCCAAGATCGCCGGCGCGCTCGGCGGCCGCGCGCGCGTCGCCCCGGCGCCCGCCGCCGGGGCCGCGGTCCTGCCGTAG
- the rsmA gene encoding 16S rRNA (adenine(1518)-N(6)/adenine(1519)-N(6))-dimethyltransferase RsmA: MSTTDPEAPGALLGPADVRALAAALGVRPTKQRGQNFVIDANTVRRIVRTAQVRADDVVAEVGPGLGSLTLALLETADRVTAIEIDDVLAAALPATVAARLPERAERFTLVHSDAMAVAGLPGPAPTALVANLPYNVAVPVLLHMLATFPTIERTLVMVQAEVADRLAATPGGKVYGVPSVKANWYAQVRRAGSIGRNVFWPAPNVDSGLVSLVRRDPPVTTASREQVFAVVDAAFAQRRKTLRAALSGWAGSAAAAEAALLAAGVSPQARGEALTVEEFAAIAEHRQG; encoded by the coding sequence GTGAGTACGACAGACCCCGAAGCGCCCGGCGCCCTGCTCGGACCGGCCGACGTGCGCGCGCTGGCCGCCGCGCTGGGGGTGCGGCCGACCAAGCAGCGCGGCCAGAACTTCGTGATCGACGCGAACACGGTGCGGCGGATCGTGCGCACCGCGCAGGTCCGCGCCGACGACGTGGTGGCGGAGGTCGGGCCGGGGCTCGGGTCGCTCACGCTGGCACTGCTGGAGACCGCCGACCGGGTCACCGCGATCGAGATCGACGACGTGCTGGCCGCCGCGCTGCCCGCGACGGTCGCCGCGCGGCTGCCGGAGCGGGCCGAGCGCTTCACGCTGGTGCACAGCGACGCGATGGCGGTGGCCGGCCTGCCCGGGCCGGCGCCGACCGCCCTGGTGGCGAACCTCCCCTACAACGTGGCCGTGCCGGTGCTGCTGCACATGCTCGCGACCTTCCCGACCATCGAGCGGACGCTGGTGATGGTGCAGGCCGAGGTCGCCGACCGGCTCGCCGCGACGCCCGGCGGCAAGGTGTACGGGGTCCCGTCGGTGAAGGCGAACTGGTACGCGCAGGTGCGGCGCGCGGGCTCGATCGGGCGCAACGTCTTCTGGCCGGCGCCGAACGTGGACTCCGGCCTGGTGTCGCTGGTGCGGCGCGACCCGCCGGTGACCACCGCGAGCCGGGAGCAGGTGTTCGCCGTCGTGGACGCGGCGTTCGCGCAGCGCCGCAAGACGCTGCGCGCCGCGCTGTCCGGATGGGCCGGGTCGGCGGCGGCCGCGGAGGCGGCGCTGCTCGCCGCGGGGGTCTCGCCGCAGGCGCGCGGGGAGGCGCTGACGGTGGAGGAGTTCGCGGCGATCGCCGAACACCGCCAGGGGTGA